A single window of Oreochromis aureus strain Israel breed Guangdong linkage group 7, ZZ_aureus, whole genome shotgun sequence DNA harbors:
- the LOC116318315 gene encoding dynein light chain roadblock-type 2 isoform X1, giving the protein MGEEVEAQMKRIEATKGVIGTLVVDPDGVPIRSTLDQSMTLQYAGQLRQLVILARSAVRDIDPQNDLSALRVRSKSNEIIVVTENNYLVIGIQKLPEPDVSMSREVGVLGSPLGIEYPGWLQKEGSDGY; this is encoded by the exons ATG GGTGAGGAAGTTGAGGCACAAATGAAGAGGATTGAAGCCACTAAAGGTGTGATTGGAACGCTAGTTGTCGATCCAGATG GTGTTCCCATCAGATCAACTTTGGATCAGTCCATGACTCTACAATATGCAGGGCAACTTCGACAACTTGTGATATTGGCCAGAAGCGCAGTCAGAGATATTGACCCGCAGAATGATCTCAGCGCCCTCCGAGTCCGCTCCAAGAGCAATGAGATCATTGTTGTAACAG AGAACAACTATCTGGTGATAGGCATTCAGAAGCTTCCTGAGCcagatgtttccatgagcaggGAGGTAGGGGTGTTGG GTTCTCCCTTGGGAATAGAGTATCCTGGTTGGCTACAGAAGGAGGGAAGTGATGGCTATTGA
- the LOC116318315 gene encoding dynein light chain roadblock-type 2 isoform X3 — MGEEVEAQMKRIEATKGVIGTLVVDPDGVPIRSTLDQSMTLQYAGQLRQLVILARSAVRDIDPQNDLSALRVRSKSNEIIVVTENNYLVIGIQKLPEPDVSMSRETGSPLGIEYPGWLQKEGSDGY; from the exons ATG GGTGAGGAAGTTGAGGCACAAATGAAGAGGATTGAAGCCACTAAAGGTGTGATTGGAACGCTAGTTGTCGATCCAGATG GTGTTCCCATCAGATCAACTTTGGATCAGTCCATGACTCTACAATATGCAGGGCAACTTCGACAACTTGTGATATTGGCCAGAAGCGCAGTCAGAGATATTGACCCGCAGAATGATCTCAGCGCCCTCCGAGTCCGCTCCAAGAGCAATGAGATCATTGTTGTAACAG AGAACAACTATCTGGTGATAGGCATTCAGAAGCTTCCTGAGCcagatgtttccatgagcaggGAG ACAGGTTCTCCCTTGGGAATAGAGTATCCTGGTTGGCTACAGAAGGAGGGAAGTGATGGCTATTGA
- the LOC116318315 gene encoding dynein light chain roadblock-type 2 isoform X2 produces the protein MGEEVEAQMKRIEATKGVIGTLVVDPDGVPIRSTLDQSMTLQYAGQLRQLVILARSAVRDIDPQNDLSALRVRSKSNEIIVVTENNYLVIGIQKLPEPDVSMSREVGVLDRFSLGNRVSWLATEGGK, from the exons ATG GGTGAGGAAGTTGAGGCACAAATGAAGAGGATTGAAGCCACTAAAGGTGTGATTGGAACGCTAGTTGTCGATCCAGATG GTGTTCCCATCAGATCAACTTTGGATCAGTCCATGACTCTACAATATGCAGGGCAACTTCGACAACTTGTGATATTGGCCAGAAGCGCAGTCAGAGATATTGACCCGCAGAATGATCTCAGCGCCCTCCGAGTCCGCTCCAAGAGCAATGAGATCATTGTTGTAACAG AGAACAACTATCTGGTGATAGGCATTCAGAAGCTTCCTGAGCcagatgtttccatgagcaggGAGGTAGGGGTGTTGG ACAGGTTCTCCCTTGGGAATAGAGTATCCTGGTTGGCTACAGAAGGAGGGAAGTGA
- the psmd7 gene encoding 26S proteasome non-ATPase regulatory subunit 7: MPELAVENVVVHPLVLLSVVDHFNRIGKVGNQKRVVGVLLGSWQKKVLDVSNSFAVPFDEDDRDDSVWFLDHDYLENMYGMFKKVNARERIVGWYHTGPKLHKNDIAINELIKRYCTNSVLVIIDVKPKDLGLPTEAYISVEEIHDDGTPTSKTFEHVTSEIGAEEAEEVGVEHLLRDIKDTTVGTLSQRITNQVHGLKGLNSKLLDIRSYLERVAAGKLPINHQIIYQLQDVFNLLPDVNLLEFTKAFYLKTNDQMLVVYLASLIRSVVALHNLINNKISNRDAEKKEGQEKEEGKKEKKDDKEKKDDKDKDKEKEKADGAKKDEKKKK, from the exons ATGCCGGAGTTAGCGGTGGAAAATGTGGTCGTTCACCCCCTTGTGTTGCTCAGCGTGGTGGATCATTTCAACAG GATAGGAAAAGTGGGAAATCAGAAACGAGTGGTCGGTGTCCTCCTGGGGTCATGGCAGAAAAAAGTTCTGGACGTCTCAAATAGTTTTGCAG tgCCATTTGATGAGGATGACAGGGATGACTCAGTTTGGTTCCTGGACCATGACTACTTGGAGAACATGTATGGCATGTTCAAGAAAGTTAATG CCAGAGAACGAATAGTTGGCTGGTACCACACAGGacccaaattacacaagaatgaCATTGCCATCAATGAGCTCATCAAGCGGTACTGTACCAATTCG GTGTTGGTCATCATAGACGTGAAGCCCAAAGATCTCGGTCTGCCCACAGAAGCATACATCTCCGTGGAGGAAATCCATGAT GATGGCACACCAACATCCAAGACATTTGAACATGTCACCAGTGAGATTGGAGCTGAGGAAGCAGAAGAAGTGGGAGTGGAGCACCTTCTGAG AGACATCAAAGATACAACAGTGGGCACACTATCACAACGCATCACAAACCAGGTTCACGGCCTAAAGGGACTCAACTCTAAGCTGTTGGACATCCGCTCTTACCTAGAGAGGGTGGCTGCAGGCAAACTTCCCATCAACCACCAGATCATCTACCAGCTGCAGGATGTTTTCAACCTGCTGCCTGATGTAAATCTGCTG gAGTTCACAAAAGCCTTTTACCTAAAGACCAATGACCAGATGTTGGTGGTCTACTTGGCCTCGCTCATACGCTCTGTGGTGGCTCTGCACAACCTGATCAACAACAAGATTTCCAACCGAGATGCAGAAAAGAAGGAAGGACAGGAAAAGGAGGAAGgcaagaaagagaagaaggatgacaaagagaaaaaagatgacAAGGACAAAGACAAGGAGAAGGAGAAAGCAGACGGTGCCAAGAAagatgagaagaagaaaaaatag
- the hprt1l gene encoding hypoxanthine phosphoribosyltransferase 1, like isoform X2, with the protein MASYLQIADDEKGHDLDLFCVPRHYENDLDKVIIPHGLIMDRTERLARDIIRDMGGHHIVALCVLKGGYKFFADLLDYIKSLNQNSDKSVPLTVDFIRVKSYCNDKSTNKVKVIGGDELSNLSGKNVLIVEDIVETGRTMETLLSLLSECNPKMVKVVSLLVKRTPRSSGYRPDSHLYTE; encoded by the exons ATGGCTTCCTATCTGCAG ATAGCTGATGATGAGAAAGGCCACGACCTGGACCTTTTCTGTGTTCCCAGACATTACGAGAACGATTTGGACAAGGTGATTATCCCACATGGACTCATCATGGACAG GACAGAGCGTCTGGCCCGCGACATCATTCGAGACATGGGGGGACACCACATTGtagctctgtgtgtgctgaaagGCGGCTACAAGTTTTTTGCAGACCTCCTCGACTACATTAAATCACTGAACCAGAACAGCGATAAATCAGTCCCGCTGACAGTGGATTTCATTAGGGTGAAGAGCTACTGC AATGATAAGTCAACTAACAAAGTTAAAGTCATTGGAGGGGATGAGCTGTCCAATCTCTCAGGCAAG AATGTTTTGATTGTTGAG GATATTGTGGAGACGGGAAGGACGATGGAAACGCTACTTTCCCTGCTGAGTGAATGTAATCCCAAGATGGTTAAAGTTGTAAG TCTCCTGGTGAAGAGGACCCCAAGAAGTTCAGGATATAGACCAGACT CACATCTGTATACTGAATGA
- the hprt1l gene encoding hypoxanthine phosphoribosyltransferase 1, like isoform X1, whose translation MASYLQIADDEKGHDLDLFCVPRHYENDLDKVIIPHGLIMDRTERLARDIIRDMGGHHIVALCVLKGGYKFFADLLDYIKSLNQNSDKSVPLTVDFIRVKSYCNDKSTNKVKVIGGDELSNLSGKNVLIVEDIVETGRTMETLLSLLSECNPKMVKVVSLLVKRTPRSSGYRPDYIGFEVPDAFLVGYALDYNEYFRDLSHICILNDQAKEKYKV comes from the exons ATGGCTTCCTATCTGCAG ATAGCTGATGATGAGAAAGGCCACGACCTGGACCTTTTCTGTGTTCCCAGACATTACGAGAACGATTTGGACAAGGTGATTATCCCACATGGACTCATCATGGACAG GACAGAGCGTCTGGCCCGCGACATCATTCGAGACATGGGGGGACACCACATTGtagctctgtgtgtgctgaaagGCGGCTACAAGTTTTTTGCAGACCTCCTCGACTACATTAAATCACTGAACCAGAACAGCGATAAATCAGTCCCGCTGACAGTGGATTTCATTAGGGTGAAGAGCTACTGC AATGATAAGTCAACTAACAAAGTTAAAGTCATTGGAGGGGATGAGCTGTCCAATCTCTCAGGCAAG AATGTTTTGATTGTTGAG GATATTGTGGAGACGGGAAGGACGATGGAAACGCTACTTTCCCTGCTGAGTGAATGTAATCCCAAGATGGTTAAAGTTGTAAG TCTCCTGGTGAAGAGGACCCCAAGAAGTTCAGGATATAGACCAGACT aCATCGGTTTTGAGGTACCGGATGCCTTTCTGGTTGGCTATGCTTTGGATTACAACGAGTACTTCAGAGATCTCAGT CACATCTGTATACTGAATGATCAAGCAAAGGAGAAGTACAAAGTGTGA
- the nudt7 gene encoding peroxisomal coenzyme A diphosphatase NUDT7: MHVKEEIIGILKQFDIGGKFSYLPVLPRASVLIPLFVRSGRLYTLMTLRSKELRTSAGEVCFPGGKRDPSDHDDVDTALREAEEEIGLSPDDVQVVCTLFPIINKTGLLVTPVVGFIEESFCPSPNPAEVSAVFTVPLDFFTSKEDHHSTYGVVGMSGLLHSFYFVDTDSGSQYHIWGLTALLAILVAVLALKKKPEFEVGFDSEDPIAFFQQILHRRISKL, encoded by the exons ATGCACGTTAAAGAAGAGATTATAGGCATTTTAAAGCAGTTTGACATAGGAGGTAAGTTTTCCTATCTGCCAGTGCTGCCCAGAGCTTCTGTGCTGATCCCGCTGTTCGTGAGGAGTGGGCGGCTGTACACCTTGATGACGCTGCGTTCAAAAGAG cTGAGGACCAGTGCTGGTGAGGTGTGTTTCCCAGGTGGAAAGAGAGACCCCAGTGACCATGACGATGTGGACACAGCTCTAAGAGAAGCAGAGGAGGAGATAGGTCTATCGCCTGATGACGTTCAGGTGGTCTGTACGCTGTTCCCAATCATTAATAAG ACCGGTCTGTTGGTGACCCCAGTTGTTGGCTTCATAGAGGAGtcattttgtcccagtccaaACCCAGCTGAGGTCAGTGCTGTGTTCACAGTCCCATTGGACTTCTTCACCAGCAAGGAAGACCACCACTCTACATATGGTGTCGTTGGGATGTCGGGGTTGCTgcactcattttattttgtggacACTGATTCGGGAAGCCAATATCACATATGGGGATTGACTGCCTTGCTGGCCATCCTGGTTGCTGTCCTTGCTCTTAAAAAGAAACCCGAGTTTGAAGTTGGCTTTGACTCTGAGGACCCAATAGCATTCTTCCAACAGATCCTACACAGAAGAATCAGTAAACTCTGA